A single genomic interval of Adhaeribacter pallidiroseus harbors:
- a CDS encoding TROVE domain-containing protein — MRFNFFRAKETATTNHEEALAFPLDVRTELYTAVVTTSLQDNFYEKTNERLNRIVELIAQNDAVFVAKLAVYARTRLHLRSIPLVLVIELARLHTGDSLVSRTIYRVISRADEITELLAYYQLSNQRQNLKKLNRLSKQVQKGIALAFNKFDAYQFAKYNRAAEVRLRDALFLVHPKAKDAAQQELFDNIINNTLATPFTWETELSALGQVAFETAEQKSRAFTAKWEELLDSGKLGYMALLRNLRNILEANVSGEHVARLGAYLANEKAVKNAKQLPFRYLAAYREVLTVKSGFTAYVLTALEEAVKVSIRNVKGFAQPVKVVIACDVSGSMQQPVSARSKILLYDIGLLLGMLLQHQCRHVMTGMFGDRWKLINLPQTNVLQNVQEFYRRAGEVGYSTNGYLVIRDLIQRKVKADKVLLFTDCQLWNSTGDGGHLAQEWQQYKVLFPGARLYLFDLAGYGQAPVHLVQNSVFLIAGWSDKVFEVLEAIENGQEALAVIDAIEI, encoded by the coding sequence ATTCAACTTTTTCCGGGCGAAAGAAACGGCTACTACCAACCACGAAGAGGCTTTGGCTTTTCCGCTGGATGTCCGAACTGAACTGTACACTGCCGTGGTAACGACTTCGTTACAGGACAACTTCTACGAAAAAACAAATGAGCGACTTAACCGGATCGTAGAACTAATCGCGCAGAACGATGCTGTTTTTGTGGCTAAACTGGCGGTATATGCCCGTACCCGACTGCACCTGCGCAGTATACCCCTGGTGTTGGTAATCGAACTGGCCCGTTTGCACACCGGCGATAGTCTGGTAAGCCGTACCATTTACCGGGTAATCAGTCGCGCCGACGAAATAACCGAATTGCTGGCCTATTACCAGTTAAGCAACCAGCGCCAAAATTTAAAAAAACTGAACCGCCTCTCGAAACAAGTCCAGAAAGGCATTGCCCTGGCATTTAATAAGTTCGATGCTTACCAGTTTGCCAAGTACAACCGGGCCGCCGAAGTAAGACTACGCGATGCGCTGTTTCTGGTACACCCGAAAGCCAAAGATGCAGCGCAGCAGGAGCTGTTCGATAATATTATCAATAACACCTTGGCTACGCCCTTTACCTGGGAAACCGAATTATCGGCTTTGGGCCAGGTTGCTTTTGAAACCGCCGAACAAAAAAGCCGGGCTTTTACCGCCAAGTGGGAAGAATTGCTGGATAGCGGCAAGCTGGGCTACATGGCTTTGCTCCGCAACCTGCGCAATATTCTGGAAGCGAATGTTTCCGGCGAACACGTGGCCCGCTTAGGTGCGTACCTGGCTAACGAAAAAGCGGTAAAAAATGCCAAACAATTGCCGTTTCGCTACCTGGCTGCTTACCGCGAAGTATTGACTGTAAAATCCGGCTTTACGGCGTACGTACTAACCGCTTTAGAAGAAGCCGTAAAAGTAAGCATCCGGAACGTGAAAGGCTTTGCCCAGCCGGTAAAAGTGGTAATCGCCTGCGATGTGTCGGGCTCCATGCAGCAACCAGTTTCGGCGCGCAGTAAAATTTTGTTGTACGACATTGGCTTACTTTTAGGCATGTTGTTGCAACACCAATGCCGCCACGTTATGACCGGTATGTTCGGCGACCGTTGGAAATTGATAAACTTGCCTCAAACTAACGTATTGCAGAACGTGCAGGAATTTTACCGGCGCGCCGGCGAAGTAGGCTATTCTACCAACGGCTACCTGGTAATCCGGGACTTAATACAACGAAAAGTAAAAGCTGATAAAGTTCTGCTATTTACCGATTGCCAGCTCTGGAACAGTACCGGCGACGGCGGGCACCTGGCTCAGGAGTGGCAGCAGTACAAAGTTCTATTTCCCGGTGCCAGGCTTTACCTCTTCGACCTGGCGGGTTATGGCCAGGCGCCCGTTCATCTCGTCCAGAACAGTGTGTTCCTGATTGCCGGCTGGTCGGATAAAGTATTTGAGGTATTGGAAGCCATCGAAAACGGGCAGGAAGCTTTAGCGGTAATAGATGCAATAGAAATTTAA
- the metI gene encoding methionine ABC transporter permease MetI, translating into MSDSMVSLLIQGLLETILMTLASGFFGFVIGLPAGVLLFMTRPGEILQNRSLNRVISVIVNIFRSIPFIILIVWMIPFTRGLVGTSIGVKAAIVPLSIGAAPFIARLIENSLLEIPPGLIEAARAMGATPWQVIRKILLPEALPSIVNAATITLITLVGYSAMGGAVGAGGLGQIGYQYGYVGYDTLVMNSVLILLVGLVFIIQFTGNYLSRKVDHRKSL; encoded by the coding sequence ATGTCTGATTCCATGGTATCGCTTTTAATTCAGGGCTTGCTGGAAACCATATTAATGACGCTTGCTTCGGGTTTTTTCGGCTTTGTGATCGGCCTGCCGGCCGGGGTATTATTGTTCATGACGCGGCCCGGCGAAATACTGCAAAACCGTTCGCTGAACCGGGTTATTTCGGTTATTGTTAACATTTTCCGTTCTATCCCTTTTATCATTCTTATTGTCTGGATGATCCCTTTCACCCGCGGCTTAGTGGGTACTTCCATCGGGGTGAAAGCCGCGATTGTACCGTTGAGCATCGGCGCGGCCCCCTTCATTGCCCGTTTAATAGAAAACAGCCTGCTCGAAATACCGCCCGGTTTAATAGAAGCAGCCCGGGCTATGGGCGCTACGCCCTGGCAGGTAATCCGCAAAATATTACTGCCCGAGGCATTGCCTTCCATCGTAAACGCGGCCACTATTACCTTAATTACCCTGGTTGGCTACTCGGCCATGGGGGGCGCCGTAGGGGCCGGCGGTTTAGGACAAATTGGGTATCAATATGGCTACGTAGGTTACGATACGCTGGTAATGAACTCGGTACTCATACTCCTGGTCGGGCTGGTTTTTATTATTCAATTTACCGGAAATTACCTATCCCGGAAGGTCGATCACCGGAAATCACTTTAA
- the metN gene encoding methionine ABC transporter ATP-binding protein MetN, with protein MIELKDITKTYRQKDRLVTALNGVSLQVGKGKIFGVIGASGAGKSTLIRCVNLLEKPTSGSVMVDGQDLRQLSAAQLAQARRQIGMIFQHFNLLSSRTVFDNIALPLELSNTPKQEINTRVLDLLTLVGLPEKQHDYPSSLSGGQKQRVAIARTLASNPKVLLCDEATSALDPETTGSILKLLKDINQRLNITILLITHEMNVVKSICDEVGVISNGQLIEQGTVADIFSYPKTELTQKFIASSLEIELPDDFKQRLSETPDNGKHPLIKLEISGRSVDVPVLSEIARVFGVDYNIVSARMEYAGGVKFGIILIEAYSTGEQTKKVLAFFEDKFIKTQIIGYV; from the coding sequence ATGATTGAATTAAAAGATATAACTAAAACGTACCGCCAGAAAGACCGGCTAGTTACCGCCCTTAATGGGGTCTCGCTGCAAGTGGGTAAAGGTAAGATATTTGGGGTGATTGGTGCATCGGGAGCGGGCAAAAGCACCCTGATCCGTTGTGTAAATTTGTTGGAAAAACCTACTTCGGGCAGCGTCATGGTGGATGGGCAGGATTTACGGCAATTATCCGCTGCTCAACTGGCGCAGGCCCGCCGGCAGATCGGGATGATATTTCAGCACTTCAACCTGTTATCGTCCCGCACCGTGTTTGATAATATTGCCTTGCCCTTAGAGTTAAGCAACACGCCCAAACAAGAAATTAATACCCGGGTACTCGATCTGCTAACCCTGGTGGGTTTACCGGAAAAACAGCACGATTACCCCAGCAGCCTTTCGGGCGGGCAAAAGCAGCGCGTAGCCATTGCCCGTACCCTGGCCAGTAACCCCAAGGTTTTACTTTGCGACGAAGCGACCAGTGCCCTGGACCCGGAAACCACCGGTTCGATACTGAAATTGTTGAAAGACATTAACCAGCGGCTAAACATTACCATCTTGCTGATTACCCACGAAATGAACGTGGTAAAATCCATTTGCGACGAAGTAGGCGTTATCAGTAACGGCCAACTAATTGAGCAAGGTACCGTAGCCGACATTTTTTCGTACCCTAAAACCGAGCTGACCCAGAAATTTATTGCCTCATCCTTAGAGATAGAACTGCCCGATGATTTTAAACAACGTTTAAGCGAAACTCCCGATAACGGCAAACATCCGTTAATAAAGCTGGAAATTTCGGGGCGGTCGGTGGATGTTCCCGTACTTTCCGAAATAGCCCGGGTTTTTGGGGTCGACTATAATATTGTCAGCGCCCGCATGGAATATGCCGGTGGGGTTAAATTTGGCATCATACTGATTGAAGCTTACAGCACCGGCGAACAAACAAAAAAGGTTCTGGCCTTTTTTGAAGATAAATTTATTAAAACCCAAATTATCGGCTATGTCTGA
- the solA gene encoding N-methyl-L-tryptophan oxidase → MSSTFDIMVIGLGATGSAALYHLSKTGKKVGGIDQFRPPHAQGSSHGQSRIIRQAYHEDPLYVPFIKRAYTLWEEIEKNSGKPLFRKTGGLMLGSPNSRVIQGAEQSAQMHDIPYEYLSNQEIKTRFPAFKPGNDIVGVLEKNAGILFPEDCVEAHLTVAAANGAKILKNEKVLTINANSGFVEVVTNQGKYLVNEVIVATGAWISAFIPDLNLPLTVERQVLYWFKTTNHKIRVDNLPVYIWEYAPGKMFYGFPDLGDGLKVAHHHAGEITSPETLNRHISSEEIQSMKEVVSDYFHLNVDFNYGTVCMYTNTPDECFIIDYHPQHKNMIIASPCSGHGFKFASITGKLLSQLALDEKPELDISMFRINRFTK, encoded by the coding sequence ATGAGTAGTACTTTTGATATAATGGTAATAGGCCTGGGCGCAACGGGTAGCGCTGCCTTATATCACTTATCCAAAACAGGTAAAAAAGTGGGTGGTATAGACCAGTTTAGGCCGCCGCACGCGCAAGGTTCGTCGCACGGACAAAGCCGGATTATCCGGCAGGCTTACCACGAAGATCCATTGTATGTTCCTTTTATTAAGCGCGCGTACACGCTCTGGGAGGAAATTGAAAAAAATTCGGGCAAGCCGTTATTCCGGAAAACCGGCGGATTAATGTTGGGCAGTCCCAATTCTCGTGTTATCCAGGGTGCTGAACAAAGCGCCCAAATGCATGATATTCCCTACGAGTATTTGAGCAACCAGGAAATAAAAACCCGCTTCCCAGCCTTTAAGCCGGGTAACGATATTGTGGGCGTGCTGGAAAAAAACGCCGGCATTTTATTTCCGGAAGATTGCGTAGAAGCGCACCTGACAGTAGCCGCGGCAAACGGGGCCAAAATTTTAAAAAATGAAAAGGTTTTAACCATTAATGCAAATTCTGGTTTTGTAGAAGTGGTGACTAATCAAGGCAAATACCTGGTAAATGAAGTAATTGTAGCAACCGGTGCCTGGATAAGCGCGTTTATACCGGACTTAAACCTACCATTAACCGTAGAGAGACAAGTTTTGTACTGGTTTAAAACCACTAATCATAAGATTCGGGTGGATAATTTGCCGGTTTACATTTGGGAATATGCGCCGGGTAAAATGTTTTATGGTTTTCCGGATTTGGGCGATGGCCTGAAAGTAGCGCACCACCATGCCGGCGAAATAACCAGCCCGGAAACCTTAAACCGCCACATAAGTTCAGAAGAAATACAATCGATGAAAGAAGTAGTAAGCGATTATTTTCACCTAAACGTTGATTTTAATTACGGTACGGTTTGTATGTACACCAACACGCCCGACGAGTGCTTTATTATCGACTATCATCCACAGCATAAAAACATGATTATCGCCAGCCCTTGTTCGGGGCACGGTTTTAAATTTGCGAGCATCACGGGCAAGCTGTTAAGTCAGTTAGCCTTGGATGAAAAACCGGAACTGGATATCTCGATGTTCCGTATTAACCGATTTACTAAGTAG
- a CDS encoding helix-turn-helix domain-containing protein, producing the protein MRYIKGLTPEQKHALEQGHKMGKSYRFRNRCQAILLSAAGYSVQELAAMFQVADLSIYQWFNRFEARGVTGLQNQSGQGRKPLLKLQNQAHVQVVEEQLEKENKRLKLAKAQIEQQLGQSLSESTLKRFLKKLVTAGNASASG; encoded by the coding sequence ATGCGCTATATCAAAGGACTTACTCCAGAACAAAAACACGCTTTAGAGCAAGGTCATAAAATGGGGAAAAGCTACCGGTTCCGCAACCGCTGTCAGGCCATTCTGTTGTCTGCTGCCGGCTACTCGGTTCAAGAGTTAGCGGCCATGTTCCAAGTAGCTGATCTCAGTATTTATCAGTGGTTCAATCGCTTTGAAGCGAGGGGAGTAACCGGCTTGCAAAACCAATCCGGCCAAGGCAGAAAGCCCTTGTTGAAGCTACAGAACCAGGCCCATGTGCAAGTAGTCGAAGAGCAGCTTGAAAAGGAAAACAAGCGCTTGAAACTAGCAAAAGCCCAAATCGAGCAGCAACTGGGTCAGTCCCTGAGTGAAAGTACGCTCAAGCGGTTTTTAAAAAAATTGGTTACCGCTGGAAACGCTTCCGCCAGTGGGTAA
- a CDS encoding IS630 family transposase, producing the protein MQDEKEYEQKRTTLFTLLFLAQAGYIDLCFGDESGFSLMPTVPYGWIKKGKQACLLAQRSARVNVFGLLSTTNQLTAYQKQESLTADFIIECLEDFCPTISQMTVIVLDNAPLHTSTTFRAKQAEWESKGLYLFFLPKYSPHLNRIEQLWKQIKHHWLKAADYLSLTHLKQALERIITGFGTSFTLDFKQLDLSLFPILNFD; encoded by the coding sequence TTGCAGGACGAAAAAGAATATGAACAAAAACGCACTACCTTATTTACTTTACTGTTCTTGGCCCAAGCTGGATACATCGACCTGTGCTTTGGGGATGAGAGTGGTTTTTCGCTGATGCCGACTGTTCCTTATGGTTGGATTAAAAAAGGCAAGCAAGCTTGCCTCTTAGCGCAACGCAGTGCCCGGGTGAATGTGTTTGGCTTATTGTCGACTACTAATCAGCTCACGGCTTACCAGAAACAAGAAAGCCTTACTGCTGATTTTATTATAGAATGCCTGGAAGATTTTTGCCCAACTATATCCCAAATGACGGTGATTGTTTTAGATAATGCCCCTTTACATACCAGTACTACCTTTCGCGCTAAACAAGCCGAGTGGGAAAGCAAAGGCCTTTACCTCTTTTTTTTACCTAAGTATAGCCCCCACTTAAACCGGATCGAACAACTTTGGAAGCAAATCAAACATCATTGGCTCAAAGCGGCGGACTATCTTTCTTTAACCCATTTGAAACAAGCTCTAGAGCGCATCATTACTGGTTTTGGTACCTCTTTTACCCTGGATTTCAAACAACTTGACTTATCCCTTTTTCCTATACTTAATTTTGATTGA
- a CDS encoding alpha/beta hydrolase family protein gives MLYRYIFLIVLGLFTGNTVLAQKQNGEDTANASTLRKQIAQFVKQQGKVKYISQGVISHDGKLVAWAADGPEGNSTHGIYFAPVKENLKITRVSASAGEEYYYDTEPEFSPDGKQLAFLSDKEDGQNQIYLANTTGSPAPAKKLSNFKGYVSHLKWSPDGKYISVLYVEEASREPSPMAAIGRKVGLIDSILNKDVQRIAMVEVATGASRQVSPAGLYVFEYDWSASSQNLAYTAAAPPGDDNWYIAQLYQQNLASPEAKWVYKPEWQIALPKWSPDGKHIAFIEGLMSDQGGTGGEIFTVNSEGKGTPKNLTPGRKCTPGWFKWMPDGNMLISEFVSGSVAISSLNTVTKATKQLWQADASIGATSTSLSLSVSDTKGGPVVAFVAHGWSALPEVWVGTFKKLKPFTKLNTEAKLPLPPAKNIVWHNEGYNVQGWLLFPVNYDPVKKYPLLVTVHGGPAWIATPTWMAPDFNTTVYPQMGYFVFFPNARGGYGQGETFTRANRRDWGFGDLRDIIAGMDAVAAKYPIDTSRVGLLGWSYGGSQAMFAGTQTNKFKAVVAGAGSADWLSYYGQNSIDKWMRSYFGASPYDDPAAYAKVSAMTYIKKTKTPALLLVGEHDGESPPPQSLQYWHALKELGVPTQLMIYADEGHSFYKPEDMIDVTERTLEWFNTHMPAR, from the coding sequence ATGCTTTACCGGTACATCTTTCTTATAGTATTAGGGCTATTTACAGGCAATACCGTATTAGCGCAAAAACAAAATGGGGAGGACACCGCCAATGCAAGCACTTTACGTAAACAAATCGCGCAATTTGTAAAGCAGCAAGGCAAGGTAAAATATATTTCACAAGGGGTTATTAGCCACGATGGTAAATTGGTTGCCTGGGCGGCCGATGGTCCGGAGGGAAACAGCACTCATGGTATTTATTTCGCGCCGGTAAAAGAAAATTTAAAAATTACCCGGGTTTCCGCTTCAGCCGGAGAAGAATACTACTACGACACCGAACCGGAGTTTTCGCCGGATGGCAAACAGCTGGCTTTTTTATCGGATAAAGAGGATGGTCAGAACCAGATTTATTTAGCAAACACCACCGGCTCGCCAGCACCGGCAAAAAAGCTGAGTAATTTCAAAGGCTATGTGTCGCATTTAAAATGGTCGCCGGATGGTAAATACATCAGCGTTTTGTACGTGGAAGAGGCTAGCCGGGAACCCTCGCCCATGGCGGCCATTGGCCGGAAAGTAGGTTTGATTGATTCGATATTAAACAAGGACGTGCAGCGGATAGCCATGGTGGAGGTAGCCACCGGTGCATCCAGGCAAGTAAGTCCGGCGGGTTTGTACGTGTTTGAGTACGATTGGTCGGCCAGTAGCCAAAATCTGGCCTATACGGCGGCAGCGCCGCCAGGGGATGATAATTGGTACATCGCGCAACTTTACCAGCAAAACCTAGCTTCGCCGGAAGCCAAATGGGTTTATAAGCCCGAATGGCAGATTGCCTTACCGAAATGGTCGCCGGATGGCAAACACATCGCTTTTATCGAAGGTTTAATGAGCGACCAAGGCGGTACCGGCGGGGAAATCTTTACGGTAAATTCAGAAGGCAAAGGCACCCCTAAAAATCTTACCCCCGGACGTAAATGTACTCCCGGCTGGTTTAAATGGATGCCTGACGGGAATATGCTGATCAGCGAATTTGTCAGCGGCTCGGTGGCCATTTCTTCTTTAAACACCGTTACCAAAGCCACCAAGCAGCTTTGGCAGGCCGATGCCTCGATAGGAGCTACTTCCACTTCGTTAAGCCTTTCGGTAAGTGATACCAAAGGCGGCCCGGTAGTGGCGTTCGTTGCTCATGGCTGGTCGGCCTTGCCGGAAGTCTGGGTAGGTACTTTTAAAAAATTAAAACCTTTTACCAAACTTAATACCGAAGCCAAGTTACCCCTGCCACCGGCAAAAAATATAGTTTGGCATAACGAAGGATACAATGTACAAGGCTGGCTGTTGTTTCCGGTTAATTATGATCCTGTTAAAAAATATCCTTTGCTGGTTACCGTGCACGGTGGACCCGCCTGGATTGCCACGCCCACCTGGATGGCACCTGATTTTAATACCACCGTTTACCCGCAGATGGGTTATTTTGTGTTTTTTCCCAACGCGCGGGGTGGCTATGGCCAAGGCGAAACTTTTACCCGGGCCAACCGGCGGGACTGGGGTTTTGGCGATTTGCGCGATATTATAGCCGGAATGGATGCAGTGGCAGCTAAATACCCAATTGATACCAGCCGGGTAGGTTTGCTGGGCTGGAGTTACGGTGGTTCGCAAGCCATGTTTGCCGGTACCCAAACCAACAAGTTTAAGGCCGTGGTGGCCGGCGCCGGTTCCGCGGATTGGCTCAGTTATTACGGGCAAAACTCAATTGATAAATGGATGCGGTCTTATTTCGGAGCATCGCCCTACGATGACCCGGCGGCTTACGCGAAGGTCTCGGCGATGACGTATATTAAAAAAACAAAAACTCCCGCCTTGCTATTGGTGGGCGAACACGACGGCGAATCGCCGCCTCCGCAATCCCTGCAATACTGGCACGCCCTTAAAGAATTGGGGGTACCTACCCAATTAATGATCTATGCCGACGAAGGCCACAGCTTTTACAAACCAGAAGACATGATCGATGTAACGGAGCGTACCCTGGAGTGGTTTAATACTCATATGCCGGCCAGATAA
- a CDS encoding alpha-amylase family glycosyl hydrolase — protein MKPAKSILILVWTVAFTQCLAAEIILHKKDATIWLPQQRITGEIAGFKAKTLTIHHNKKKFKVKVSRNKFSFNIYAEAKNIIWASYRKNKVQSAKILLVLGYHPVPIVKPVVAVNSGSLTLSAVVLKNPGNKPLGYRWYADISNPQVTPINNANKSAATVPIPEKPGMYYFNLLITAGTDSVTYRTYVNRTAQEVKPFTIDTDYAPWINEAIIYQITPNTFVKKGGFEAITAKLAEIQQLGINTIYLQPVTKTEKGGQGYDVMDYLAVDSRLGNAAQLKVLIDSAKVLGLKVILDLVPNHTSVNHPYALDCVANGTDSHYFKFYQHANDKAPYSSFYHTDANQFIYYFWHGLINLDYTNPEVQQWMTEICKYWVREFDIDGYRFDAVWGMNARAPQYARRLRTELKIIKPEILLLAEDKATDPGVYNKGFDAAYDWTADTTWVSQWTWQTHYDDKKSFTVFNLTDSTQRAAQLREALFRNTVMDKPVLRFMENNDLPRFINTHNQAQTKMAVGLLFALPGMPLLFNGQEVARTFHPYSSRSIFQANKPIQALDSLGMRYYYQQLISLRKQYPALGQSPIQPVKVVGANSVVALHRSAGSQHFIVLVNVNGAPVTASIDLKQLILPVIPQGAKDVLHDKSYSLIKKETMDELSVPLEGYAVKWLLLTN, from the coding sequence TTGAAACCAGCAAAAAGCATATTAATCCTAGTTTGGACGGTAGCATTTACCCAGTGCCTGGCCGCGGAAATTATTCTGCATAAAAAGGATGCTACCATTTGGCTGCCTCAGCAACGTATCACCGGTGAAATAGCCGGGTTTAAGGCAAAAACCCTTACTATTCATCATAATAAAAAAAAATTTAAGGTAAAAGTTAGCCGTAACAAGTTCAGCTTCAATATTTACGCCGAAGCCAAGAACATTATTTGGGCCAGTTACCGGAAGAATAAAGTACAATCCGCTAAAATACTGCTGGTGCTGGGCTACCATCCGGTACCAATAGTGAAGCCGGTAGTAGCGGTAAATAGCGGAAGTCTTACGCTAAGCGCCGTTGTTTTAAAAAATCCCGGTAATAAGCCCTTAGGTTACCGGTGGTACGCCGATATAAGCAACCCGCAGGTTACTCCCATAAATAACGCAAATAAGTCCGCTGCTACCGTCCCGATCCCGGAAAAGCCGGGTATGTATTACTTCAACTTGTTAATTACCGCGGGTACGGATTCGGTTACGTACCGGACCTACGTAAACCGCACCGCGCAGGAAGTAAAGCCTTTTACTATCGATACCGATTACGCTCCTTGGATTAATGAGGCAATTATTTACCAGATAACGCCCAATACGTTTGTTAAAAAAGGCGGGTTCGAGGCCATTACCGCCAAACTTGCCGAGATTCAGCAACTCGGCATTAATACCATTTACCTGCAGCCGGTTACCAAAACCGAAAAAGGGGGGCAAGGGTACGATGTTATGGATTACCTGGCGGTAGATAGCCGCTTGGGCAACGCCGCGCAATTGAAAGTATTAATTGATTCGGCCAAAGTGCTCGGGTTGAAAGTGATATTGGATTTAGTGCCGAATCATACTTCCGTTAATCATCCGTATGCCCTCGATTGCGTAGCGAATGGTACTGACTCGCATTATTTTAAATTTTACCAGCATGCCAACGATAAGGCGCCGTATTCGTCGTTTTACCACACCGATGCGAACCAATTTATTTACTATTTCTGGCACGGACTGATAAATCTGGATTATACCAATCCGGAAGTACAGCAGTGGATGACGGAGATATGCAAATACTGGGTGCGCGAATTTGATATTGATGGTTACCGGTTTGATGCGGTTTGGGGCATGAACGCGCGCGCGCCACAATATGCCCGCCGTTTACGTACCGAACTTAAAATAATTAAACCGGAGATCCTCTTACTGGCCGAAGATAAGGCAACCGACCCCGGCGTGTATAACAAAGGCTTTGATGCCGCGTACGACTGGACCGCCGATACCACCTGGGTCTCGCAATGGACCTGGCAAACCCACTACGACGATAAAAAAAGTTTCACCGTTTTTAATTTAACCGACAGCACTCAACGTGCGGCGCAATTACGCGAGGCCTTGTTCCGAAACACGGTTATGGATAAGCCGGTGCTACGATTTATGGAAAACAATGATTTGCCCCGGTTTATTAATACGCATAACCAGGCGCAAACCAAAATGGCGGTCGGGCTGCTTTTCGCTTTACCCGGAATGCCCCTATTATTCAACGGGCAAGAGGTGGCGCGCACCTTTCATCCGTACAGCAGCCGCAGCATTTTTCAAGCCAATAAACCTATTCAGGCGCTGGATAGCCTGGGTATGCGCTACTATTACCAGCAGTTAATCAGCCTCCGGAAACAATATCCCGCGTTGGGGCAATCGCCGATCCAACCGGTAAAAGTAGTTGGTGCCAATAGCGTGGTGGCCTTACACCGATCCGCGGGTAGTCAGCATTTTATCGTGTTGGTGAATGTGAATGGGGCACCCGTTACCGCGAGCATCGACTTGAAACAGTTAATATTGCCCGTTATACCGCAGGGTGCCAAGGATGTATTGCATGACAAAAGTTATTCTTTAATCAAAAAAGAAACAATGGATGAATTAAGCGTGCCCCTGGAGGGATACGCGGTAAAATGGTTATTGCTCACTAATTAG
- a CDS encoding carboxypeptidase-like regulatory domain-containing protein, whose translation MRIFTNWSHPGLQWLLAIFLIFNVGTQVLAQNEALITGIVVDEKGDALPGVTILVKGSTQGVVSDGDGKYSVNVPGSKGVLVVSYVGFLTQEVAVNGSATIRITLAGDAKALNEVVVIGYGLQKRETVTGSIATVKAEDFNAGLIADPLTLISGKVAGLTVTRPNGSDPNAGAQFSLRGATTVYGYNGPLIVIDGVPGGDLQTIAPSDIASVDVLKDGSAAAIYGSRATGGVIIITTKKGKAGAPTVTYSGNVSFDQVAKKYDMLTGDQYRQLGADNNLTVDDRGANTDWFKEVTRTPVSQVHNVSVSGGNDKTNYYASVNYRDFKGMDKVTDRESVNGTVRLNTKALNDKLDFALNLTNTFDNRTFANYGAIAQSLNMLPVYPVRNADGTFLKIPILLTNCNGTRLPTWPITPMGRKKANFWAPYPRPTAFCRR comes from the coding sequence ATGAGAATTTTTACAAACTGGAGTCACCCGGGGCTGCAATGGCTGCTGGCGATATTTTTAATTTTTAATGTCGGCACCCAGGTGCTGGCCCAAAACGAGGCGTTAATTACCGGTATTGTGGTCGACGAGAAAGGGGATGCCCTACCCGGGGTAACCATCTTAGTAAAAGGCTCCACCCAGGGGGTAGTGAGCGATGGAGATGGCAAATACAGCGTGAATGTACCGGGGAGCAAGGGCGTACTGGTTGTATCCTACGTGGGGTTCCTGACCCAGGAAGTGGCGGTTAATGGCAGCGCCACTATCCGGATTACCCTTGCCGGCGATGCCAAAGCCCTGAACGAAGTAGTTGTAATTGGTTACGGTTTGCAAAAGCGCGAAACGGTTACCGGTTCCATTGCTACCGTGAAAGCCGAAGATTTTAACGCCGGTTTAATTGCCGACCCACTCACTCTTATTTCCGGGAAGGTGGCCGGTTTAACCGTAACCCGACCGAATGGGTCGGACCCAAACGCCGGGGCCCAATTTTCCTTGCGGGGCGCTACTACGGTGTATGGCTACAACGGTCCGCTTATTGTGATTGATGGGGTGCCGGGCGGCGACCTGCAAACCATTGCGCCCTCCGATATTGCGTCGGTGGATGTTTTAAAAGATGGTTCGGCGGCCGCGATTTATGGCTCCCGGGCCACCGGCGGCGTTATTATTATTACCACTAAAAAAGGAAAAGCCGGGGCTCCCACGGTTACGTACAGCGGCAACGTTTCTTTCGACCAGGTGGCTAAAAAATACGATATGCTCACCGGCGACCAGTATCGCCAGTTAGGGGCCGATAATAACTTAACCGTGGATGACCGCGGCGCTAATACCGATTGGTTTAAGGAAGTTACCCGAACCCCGGTCAGCCAGGTACACAACGTATCGGTAAGCGGCGGCAACGATAAAACCAACTATTACGCCTCCGTAAACTACCGGGATTTTAAAGGCATGGATAAAGTTACCGATCGCGAATCGGTAAATGGGACGGTGCGCTTAAATACCAAAGCTCTAAACGATAAGCTTGATTTTGCCTTAAACCTAACGAATACGTTTGACAACCGGACTTTTGCCAATTACGGCGCTATTGCCCAATCGTTGAATATGCTGCCGGTTTATCCGGTAAGAAATGCCGACGGAACGTTTTTGAAAATCCCGATACTCCTTACCAACTGCAATGGAACCCGGTTGCCAACCTGGCCAATAACACCAATGGGGCGAAAGAAAGCCAACTTTTGGGCACCGTATCCGCGGCCTACCGCATTTTGCCGGCGCTGA